The following are encoded together in the Daucus carota subsp. sativus chromosome 5, DH1 v3.0, whole genome shotgun sequence genome:
- the LOC108223115 gene encoding uncharacterized protein LOC108223115 isoform X2, with translation MHIEKNVCESIIGTLLNIPGKTKDGMKARLDLQEMGIRAELAPQQSGKRTYLPPACFTLSRKEKISLCECLSTVKVPSGYSSNPKIFVSMKDLKLIGLKSHDCHVLMQHLLPVAIRGILPKDVRLAITKLCFFFNAICSKVIDPMTLDKLQADIIVTLCEFEMYFFHSFFDIMVHLVVHLVREVKICGPLYLHQMYPFERFLCILKAYVRNRRLPEASIVEGYTIEETIGFCTDYLASTDRVGIPISRHEGRLQGQGTLGHKMISPSAEMLDRAHLFVLQHMTDVHSYLQEHLFDIQKNHPSKSGKWVTNEHNRSFVKWFRDRVMLQYSSSHSSVSNTVKWLAYGPDMPVRSYQAYDVNGYTFYTQCQDQKSTVQNIGVCVEASSTEFDRGNSMTSRDIKKSYYGVIEEIWELDYRDFKVALFKCKWFDIKRGVRVDDSGFTLVDFVRFGHEDDPFIFATQVNQVFYIRDPADPKWSIVLQSKRCIVGIDNVEDEEEYNQFDDNPPFSIGIQTTTLREDNVDINYARNDHDEGVWIEDPIANLENLESLDSSILSSDRSSRSYDWVRARTKKKEDGSYYIPNSQTKEVFDKMGELQKQVSDGSWTPQGHDDILSRALGRREHGGRVRGVGGGAKIKDVFGSGKSKQSGVISMDELATITQEITKKVQRECDEKMEMMNTKLHGIFQYLKQIGLSLPENNFMDDIENPSPGIVRSSCQSVGGEDHISELMTPTLCRLCVLDKVKGRVVVARGTVFPSNNERGNMIHNNPVAPQNIRVSVDDVVPEYQLTPLPVPCSEHETIGNAEGSFVQWPKELVNLGQDPVSLEKKKGLEKSPKNVVRRLESKGSTTPVKKGSGDENSTQNCRSLRYLLEQSGSKGATFTFQDGGIPIYVTYENVDQFLKKCWLNIPILEIFSKYIAKLCKELNDDTFAFFSPSRLVINHKRDYKRIDEVIQYMTEFLVANKDKRFIFAPYIQDDHWMLLMFSLEESVIYVFDSLRRERDIRLTTPARTAFKLYVPQGGRKNNRKEFLWYHTEVQCPQQLGGTECGFFIMRVLVQGGIRRKKLMRFKSCGLNFLPLNVYNQMDSL, from the exons ATGCATATTGAAAAAAATGTTTGTGAAAGCATTATTGGAACTTTGTTGAATATACCTGGCAAAACAAAGGATGGCATGAAAGCCAGATTAGACTTGCAGGAGATGGGTATTCGGGCAGAGTTAGCACCGCAACAATCTGGTAAACGTACATATCTACCTCCAGCTTGTTTCACTTTGTCTAGAAAAGAGAAAATCAGCTTGTGTGAGTGTTTATCTACTGTGAAAGTTCCATCTGGGTATTCCTCGAACCCTAAAATTTTTGTCTCAATGAAAGATTTGAAGCTGATAGGTTTGAAGTCACATGATTGTCACGTTTTAATGCAACATCTACTTCCTGTTGCAATTCGTGGCATATTGCCCAAGGACGTGAGACTAGCGATCACGAAACTTTGCTTCTTCTTTAATGCTATATGCAGTAAGGTAATTGATCCCATGACATTAGATAAATTGCAAGCTGACATTATTGTCACACTTTGTGAATTTGAAATGTACTTCTTTCACTCATTCTTTGACATAATGGTGCATTTAGTGGTTCATCTTGTGAGAGAGGTTAAGATTTGTGGTCCTTTATATCTGCACCAAATGTATCCTTTCGAGAGATTCTTGTGTATCTTAAAAGCATATGTAAGAAACCGACGTCTGCCCGAAGCCAGTATAGTTGAAGGGTATACAATTGAAGAGACTATTGGATTTTGCACGGACTATCTAGCATCTACTGATCGGGTTGGAATTCCAATATCTCGTCATGAAGGAAGACTTCAAGGTCAGGGTACGTTGGGACATAAAATGATATCTCCTAGTGCTGAAATGCTTGACAGAGCCCATTTATTCGTATTGCAACACATGACTGATGTCCATTCCTACTTACAAGAGCACTTGTTCgatattcaaaaaaatcatcCTTCTAAGAGCGGAAAATGGGTTACAAATGAACACAATCGATCATTTGTTAAATGGTTTAGAGATCGAGTGATGTTGCAATATTCATCAAGTCATTCTTCCGTTTCTAATACAGTTAAATGGCTAGCATATGGTCCTGACATGCCAGTGAGATCTTACCAAGCATATGATGTTAATGGGTATACTTTCTATACACAATGTCAAGATCAGAAAAGTACAGTGCAAAATATTGGAGTCTGTGTGGAAGCTTCTTCCACGGAATTTGATAGAGGCAATTCCATGACCTCAAGAGATATAAAGAAGTCGTACTATGGGGTGATTGAAGAAATTTGGGAGCTTGACTACAGGGATTTCAAGGTTGCTCTCTTTAAATGTAAATGGTTCGATATAAAGCGTGGTGTTCGGGTGGATGACTCGGGTTTCACTTTAGTAGACTTTGTTCGGTTTGGCCACGAGGATGACCCATTCATATTTGCTACACAGGTTAACCAAGTATTTTATATTCGAGACCCCGCTGATCCTAAGTGGTCCATTGTTCTTCAAAGTAAACGATGCATTGTTGGAATTGATAATGTTGAAGACGAGGAGgaatataatcaatttgacgATAATCCCCCTTTCTCCATTGGTATACAAACGACCACATTAAGGGAAGACAATGTAGATATAAATTATGCACGCAATGACCATGATGAAGGGGTATGGATTGAGGACCCCATAGCTAATCTAGAAAATTTGGAATCTCTTGACTCGTCAATTTTATCGAGTGATCGTAGCAGCCGGAGTTATGACTGGGTTAGAGCACGTACAAAAAAGAAGGAGGACGGCAGTTATTACATCCCAAATAGCCAGACAAAGGAAGTCTTTGATAAAAtg GGAGAGTTgcagaagcaagtttcagacgGAAGTTGGACACCACAGGGTCATGATGATATATTATCACGCGCACTTGGACGTAGGGAACATGGAGGACGTGTTAGAGGTGTTGGTGGAGGAGCAAAAATCAAAGATGTCTTTGGATCGGGAAAAAGCAAACAGAGTGGGGTCATCTCAATGGATGAATTGGCCACGATCACACAAGAAATCACAAAGAAAGTTCAGAGGGAGTGTGATGAAAAGATGGAGATGATGAACACAAAACTTCATGGGATCTTTCAGTATTTAAAACAAATAGGCCTATCACTCCCTGAGAATAATTTCATGGATGATATCGAAAACCCAAGTCCTGGTATTGTTCGAAGTAGCTGCCAGTCAGTAGGAGGAGAAGATCATATATCAGAGCTGATG ACACCAACTCTTTGTCGGCTTTGCGTGCTGGATAAGGTCAAAGGTAGAGTTGTTGTGGCTAGGGGCACTGTATTCCCGTCGAACAATGAAAGGGGTAACATGATCCATAATAATCCAGTCGCCCCACAAAATATTAGAGTATCTGTTGATGATGTTGTACCAGAATATCAACTGACTCCCCTTCCAGTGCCTTGTTCTGAACATGAAACAATAGGAAATGCTGAGGGCAGTTTTGTGCAGTGGCCTAAGGAGCTCGTGAACTTAGGACag GATCCCGTATCTTTGGAGAAGAAAAAAGGTCTTGAAAAAAGCCCGAAAAATGTTGTCAGAAGGCTTGAGAGTAAAGGTTCAACCACTCCAGTGAAGAAAGGCTCGGGTGATGAAAATTCAACTCAAAATTGTCGATCCTTACGGTACTTGCTTGAGCAATCTGGTTCAAAAGGTGCAACCTTTACTTTTCAAGATGGAGGAATTCCCATTTATGTGACATATGAAAATGTTGATCAATTTCTAAAAAAGTGTTGGTTAAATATACCCATCTTGGAAATCTTTTCGAA GTACATTGCGAAATTATGCAAAGAGCTGAACGATGATACATTTGCATTTTTTTCACCATCTAGACTGGTGATAAATCACAAGCGTGACTATAAACGTATTGATGAAGTCATTCAGTATATGACAGAGTTTTTAGTTGCGAACAAAGATAAGCGTTTTATCTTTGCACCATACATCCAAGA TGATCACTGGATGTTGCTTATGTTCAGTTTGGAAGAAAGTGTTATTTATGTGTTCGATTCTTTGAGGAGGGAACGAGATATACGGTTGACGACACCAGCACGAAC TGCATTTAAACTGTATGTACCACAAGGTGGCAGGAAGAATAACAGAAAGGAATTTCTTTGGTATCATACAGAAGTTCAG TGTCCTCAACAACTAGGAGGTACGGAGTGTGGATTTTTTATAATGAG GGTCTTGGTTCAAGGAGGTATACGAAGAAAGAAATTAATGAGGTTCAAGAGTTGTGGGCTGAATTTTTTACCGTTGAATGTCTATAATCAG ATGGACAGTCTATGA
- the LOC108221761 gene encoding uncharacterized protein LOC108221761 gives MDRATWMYKLPRVAHEYVSGVNEFISCAVENLKKKGTEHGNEEMITCPCRDCSNLKKYPNVETVREHLFRRGFMKDYTKWIWHGEGIQSKKTETISRNNENYGDDMEDTNKEDDVENDRVHEMIEDVEDLLMHQPEVLEHLVDDSKKPLYPGCSDQFTRLSTTLKLCKLKVKNGWSDKSFTEMLKLLADILPLKNELPTSTYEAKKILCPMGMNVKKIHACPNHCVLFRNEHEHLHACPKCRASRFKREGSNSCTNDKKRPPVKVLRYLPIVERFKRLFANVNDAKLLRWHVEGRKSDGMLRHPADSPQWRTIDGKFPEFGGELRNLRLGLSADGMNPYRTLSSQHNTWPVVLTIYNLPPWLCMKRKYIMLALLIPGPKEAGNDIDVYLQPLIEDLMLLWDQGVEIYDAYSRTNFILHAMVFCTISDFPGYGNLSGYSVKGANACPICVDATIDIRLHNCKKNVYMGHRTFLPLNHPYRKNKKSFDGTIETRVARLPLTGKEVFQREILMLCLGSYIKGQP, from the coding sequence atGGATCGTGCCACATGGATGTATAAATTACCGCGGGTCGCACATGAGTATGTTAGTGGGGTTAATGAATTCATTTCATGTGCGGTGGAGAACTTAAAGAAGAAAGGCACTGAACATGGTAATGAAGAAATGATCACATGTCCCTGTCGCGACTGTTCTAATTTAAAAAAGTATCCTAATGTCGAGACAGTGCGTGAACATTTATTTCGACGTGGTTTCATGAAAGATTATACTAAGTGGATTTGGCATGGTGAAGGAATACAATCTAAAAAAACAGAGACAATTAGCagaaataatgaaaattatggAGATGATATGGAGGATACCAATAAAGAAGATGATGTAGAAAACGACAGGGTCCATGAGATGATTGAAGATGTTGAAGATCTTCTAATGCACCAGCCGGAAGTTCTTGAACACTTGGTTGATGACTCCAAAAAACCTTTGTATCCCGGGTGCAGTGATCAGTTTACGAGGTTGTCAACTACCCTTAAATTGTGTAAGCTTAAAGTGAAGAATGGGTGGAGTGACAAGAGTTTCACTGAAATGCTAAAACTTCTGGCAGACATTCTTCCGCTGAAGAATGAGCTTCCCACTTCCACCTATGAGGCGAAGAAGATATTGTGTCCGATGGGTATGAATGTGAAGAAGATACATGCATGTCCAAATCACTGTGTGTTGTTTCGCAACGAGCATGAACATCTACACGCCTGTCCAAAATGCAGAGCATCTAGGTTCAAGCGGGAAGGAAGTAATTCTTGTACTAATGACAAGAAGAGGCCTCCGGTCAAGGTTTTGCGTTATCTGCCTATAGTGGAACGATTCAAACGACTCTTTGCAAATGTAAATGATGCGAAGCTTTTGAGATGGCATGTtgaaggaagaaaatctgatgGGATGCTCCGACACCCAGCCGACTCACCACAATGGAGAACCATTGATGGAAAGTTTCCGGAATTTGGTGGAGAACTTAGAAACCTTCGACTTGGCCTTTCTGCAGATGGCATGAATCCGTATCGCACTTTAAGCTCACAACATAATACTTGGCCGGTTGTTTTAACCATTTATAACTTGCCTCCTTGGTTATGCATGAAGCGCAAGTACATAATGTTGGCGTTGCTAATACCCGGCCCTAAAGAGGCAGGGAATGACATAGATGTTTATCTCCAGCCACTTATTGAAGATCTAATGTTATTGTGGGATCAAGGTGTGGAGATATATGATGCCTACAGCCGAACAAACTTCATCCTGCATGCCATGGTTTTCTGCACCATAAGCGACTTTCCTGGATACGGAAATCTATCTGGGTACAGTGTCAAAGGAGCTAATGCTTGTCCGATTTGTGTAGATGCGACGATTGACATTCGCTTACACaattgcaaaaaaaatgtatacatGGGTCATCGTACTTTTCTTCCTCTTAACCACCCTTATCGTAAGAACAAAAAGTCTTTTGATGGGACTATCGAAACTCGAGTGGCTCGTTTACCTTTAACCGGGAAGGAGGTTTTTCAACGAGAGATATTGATGTTGTGCTTGGGAAGTTATATAAAAGGCCAACCGTAA
- the LOC108223115 gene encoding uncharacterized protein LOC108223115 isoform X1 — protein MHIEKNVCESIIGTLLNIPGKTKDGMKARLDLQEMGIRAELAPQQSGKRTYLPPACFTLSRKEKISLCECLSTVKVPSGYSSNPKIFVSMKDLKLIGLKSHDCHVLMQHLLPVAIRGILPKDVRLAITKLCFFFNAICSKVIDPMTLDKLQADIIVTLCEFEMYFFHSFFDIMVHLVVHLVREVKICGPLYLHQMYPFERFLCILKAYVRNRRLPEASIVEGYTIEETIGFCTDYLASTDRVGIPISRHEGRLQGQGTLGHKMISPSAEMLDRAHLFVLQHMTDVHSYLQEHLFDIQKNHPSKSGKWVTNEHNRSFVKWFRDRVMLQYSSSHSSVSNTVKWLAYGPDMPVRSYQAYDVNGYTFYTQCQDQKSTVQNIGVCVEASSTEFDRGNSMTSRDIKKSYYGVIEEIWELDYRDFKVALFKCKWFDIKRGVRVDDSGFTLVDFVRFGHEDDPFIFATQVNQVFYIRDPADPKWSIVLQSKRCIVGIDNVEDEEEYNQFDDNPPFSIGIQTTTLREDNVDINYARNDHDEGVWIEDPIANLENLESLDSSILSSDRSSRSYDWVRARTKKKEDGSYYIPNSQTKEVFDKMGELQKQVSDGSWTPQGHDDILSRALGRREHGGRVRGVGGGAKIKDVFGSGKSKQSGVISMDELATITQEITKKVQRECDEKMEMMNTKLHGIFQYLKQIGLSLPENNFMDDIENPSPGIVRSSCQSVGGEDHISELMTPTLCRLCVLDKVKGRVVVARGTVFPSNNERGNMIHNNPVAPQNIRVSVDDVVPEYQLTPLPVPCSEHETIGNAEGSFVQWPKELVNLGQDPVSLEKKKGLEKSPKNVVRRLESKGSTTPVKKGSGDENSTQNCRSLRYLLEQSGSKGATFTFQDGGIPIYVTYENVDQFLKKCWLNIPILEIFSKYIAKLCKELNDDTFAFFSPSRLVINHKRDYKRIDEVIQYMTEFLVANKDKRFIFAPYIQDDHWMLLMFSLEESVIYVFDSLRRERDIRLTTPARTAFKLYVPQGGRKNNRKEFLWYHTEVQCPQQLGGTECGFFIMRYMYEIITLSQKNPNTNWKEGLGSRRYTKKEINEVQELWAEFFTVECL, from the exons ATGCATATTGAAAAAAATGTTTGTGAAAGCATTATTGGAACTTTGTTGAATATACCTGGCAAAACAAAGGATGGCATGAAAGCCAGATTAGACTTGCAGGAGATGGGTATTCGGGCAGAGTTAGCACCGCAACAATCTGGTAAACGTACATATCTACCTCCAGCTTGTTTCACTTTGTCTAGAAAAGAGAAAATCAGCTTGTGTGAGTGTTTATCTACTGTGAAAGTTCCATCTGGGTATTCCTCGAACCCTAAAATTTTTGTCTCAATGAAAGATTTGAAGCTGATAGGTTTGAAGTCACATGATTGTCACGTTTTAATGCAACATCTACTTCCTGTTGCAATTCGTGGCATATTGCCCAAGGACGTGAGACTAGCGATCACGAAACTTTGCTTCTTCTTTAATGCTATATGCAGTAAGGTAATTGATCCCATGACATTAGATAAATTGCAAGCTGACATTATTGTCACACTTTGTGAATTTGAAATGTACTTCTTTCACTCATTCTTTGACATAATGGTGCATTTAGTGGTTCATCTTGTGAGAGAGGTTAAGATTTGTGGTCCTTTATATCTGCACCAAATGTATCCTTTCGAGAGATTCTTGTGTATCTTAAAAGCATATGTAAGAAACCGACGTCTGCCCGAAGCCAGTATAGTTGAAGGGTATACAATTGAAGAGACTATTGGATTTTGCACGGACTATCTAGCATCTACTGATCGGGTTGGAATTCCAATATCTCGTCATGAAGGAAGACTTCAAGGTCAGGGTACGTTGGGACATAAAATGATATCTCCTAGTGCTGAAATGCTTGACAGAGCCCATTTATTCGTATTGCAACACATGACTGATGTCCATTCCTACTTACAAGAGCACTTGTTCgatattcaaaaaaatcatcCTTCTAAGAGCGGAAAATGGGTTACAAATGAACACAATCGATCATTTGTTAAATGGTTTAGAGATCGAGTGATGTTGCAATATTCATCAAGTCATTCTTCCGTTTCTAATACAGTTAAATGGCTAGCATATGGTCCTGACATGCCAGTGAGATCTTACCAAGCATATGATGTTAATGGGTATACTTTCTATACACAATGTCAAGATCAGAAAAGTACAGTGCAAAATATTGGAGTCTGTGTGGAAGCTTCTTCCACGGAATTTGATAGAGGCAATTCCATGACCTCAAGAGATATAAAGAAGTCGTACTATGGGGTGATTGAAGAAATTTGGGAGCTTGACTACAGGGATTTCAAGGTTGCTCTCTTTAAATGTAAATGGTTCGATATAAAGCGTGGTGTTCGGGTGGATGACTCGGGTTTCACTTTAGTAGACTTTGTTCGGTTTGGCCACGAGGATGACCCATTCATATTTGCTACACAGGTTAACCAAGTATTTTATATTCGAGACCCCGCTGATCCTAAGTGGTCCATTGTTCTTCAAAGTAAACGATGCATTGTTGGAATTGATAATGTTGAAGACGAGGAGgaatataatcaatttgacgATAATCCCCCTTTCTCCATTGGTATACAAACGACCACATTAAGGGAAGACAATGTAGATATAAATTATGCACGCAATGACCATGATGAAGGGGTATGGATTGAGGACCCCATAGCTAATCTAGAAAATTTGGAATCTCTTGACTCGTCAATTTTATCGAGTGATCGTAGCAGCCGGAGTTATGACTGGGTTAGAGCACGTACAAAAAAGAAGGAGGACGGCAGTTATTACATCCCAAATAGCCAGACAAAGGAAGTCTTTGATAAAAtg GGAGAGTTgcagaagcaagtttcagacgGAAGTTGGACACCACAGGGTCATGATGATATATTATCACGCGCACTTGGACGTAGGGAACATGGAGGACGTGTTAGAGGTGTTGGTGGAGGAGCAAAAATCAAAGATGTCTTTGGATCGGGAAAAAGCAAACAGAGTGGGGTCATCTCAATGGATGAATTGGCCACGATCACACAAGAAATCACAAAGAAAGTTCAGAGGGAGTGTGATGAAAAGATGGAGATGATGAACACAAAACTTCATGGGATCTTTCAGTATTTAAAACAAATAGGCCTATCACTCCCTGAGAATAATTTCATGGATGATATCGAAAACCCAAGTCCTGGTATTGTTCGAAGTAGCTGCCAGTCAGTAGGAGGAGAAGATCATATATCAGAGCTGATG ACACCAACTCTTTGTCGGCTTTGCGTGCTGGATAAGGTCAAAGGTAGAGTTGTTGTGGCTAGGGGCACTGTATTCCCGTCGAACAATGAAAGGGGTAACATGATCCATAATAATCCAGTCGCCCCACAAAATATTAGAGTATCTGTTGATGATGTTGTACCAGAATATCAACTGACTCCCCTTCCAGTGCCTTGTTCTGAACATGAAACAATAGGAAATGCTGAGGGCAGTTTTGTGCAGTGGCCTAAGGAGCTCGTGAACTTAGGACag GATCCCGTATCTTTGGAGAAGAAAAAAGGTCTTGAAAAAAGCCCGAAAAATGTTGTCAGAAGGCTTGAGAGTAAAGGTTCAACCACTCCAGTGAAGAAAGGCTCGGGTGATGAAAATTCAACTCAAAATTGTCGATCCTTACGGTACTTGCTTGAGCAATCTGGTTCAAAAGGTGCAACCTTTACTTTTCAAGATGGAGGAATTCCCATTTATGTGACATATGAAAATGTTGATCAATTTCTAAAAAAGTGTTGGTTAAATATACCCATCTTGGAAATCTTTTCGAA GTACATTGCGAAATTATGCAAAGAGCTGAACGATGATACATTTGCATTTTTTTCACCATCTAGACTGGTGATAAATCACAAGCGTGACTATAAACGTATTGATGAAGTCATTCAGTATATGACAGAGTTTTTAGTTGCGAACAAAGATAAGCGTTTTATCTTTGCACCATACATCCAAGA TGATCACTGGATGTTGCTTATGTTCAGTTTGGAAGAAAGTGTTATTTATGTGTTCGATTCTTTGAGGAGGGAACGAGATATACGGTTGACGACACCAGCACGAAC TGCATTTAAACTGTATGTACCACAAGGTGGCAGGAAGAATAACAGAAAGGAATTTCTTTGGTATCATACAGAAGTTCAG TGTCCTCAACAACTAGGAGGTACGGAGTGTGGATTTTTTATAATGAGGTACATGTATGAAATAATCACGCTTTCTCAAAAAAATCCTAACACTAACTGGAAAGAG GGTCTTGGTTCAAGGAGGTATACGAAGAAAGAAATTAATGAGGTTCAAGAGTTGTGGGCTGAATTTTTTACCGTTGAATGTCTATAA
- the LOC108223115 gene encoding uncharacterized protein LOC108223115 isoform X3 — MHIEKNVCESIIGTLLNIPGKTKDGMKARLDLQEMGIRAELAPQQSGKRTYLPPACFTLSRKEKISLCECLSTVKVPSGYSSNPKIFVSMKDLKLIGLKSHDCHVLMQHLLPVAIRGILPKDVRLAITKLCFFFNAICSKVIDPMTLDKLQADIIVTLCEFEMYFFHSFFDIMVHLVVHLVREVKICGPLYLHQMYPFERFLCILKAYVRNRRLPEASIVEGYTIEETIGFCTDYLASTDRVGIPISRHEGRLQGQGTLGHKMISPSAEMLDRAHLFVLQHMTDVHSYLQEHLFDIQKNHPSKSGKWVTNEHNRSFVKWFRDRVMLQYSSSHSSVSNTVKWLAYGPDMPVRSYQAYDVNGYTFYTQCQDQKSTVQNIGVCVEASSTEFDRGNSMTSRDIKKSYYGVIEEIWELDYRDFKVALFKCKWFDIKRGVRVDDSGFTLVDFVRFGHEDDPFIFATQVNQVFYIRDPADPKWSIVLQSKRCIVGIDNVEDEEEYNQFDDNPPFSIGIQTTTLREDNVDINYARNDHDEGVWIEDPIANLENLESLDSSILSSDRSSRSYDWVRARTKKKEDGSYYIPNSQTKEVFDKMGELQKQVSDGSWTPQGHDDILSRALGRREHGGRVRGVGGGAKIKDVFGSGKSKQSGVISMDELATITQEITKKVQRECDEKMEMMNTKLHGIFQYLKQIGLSLPENNFMDDIENPSPGIVRSSCQSVGGEDHISELMTPTLCRLCVLDKVKGRVVVARGTVFPSNNERGNMIHNNPVAPQNIRVSVDDVVPEYQLTPLPVPCSEHETIGNAEGSFVQWPKELVNLGQDPVSLEKKKGLEKSPKNVVRRLESKGSTTPVKKGSGDENSTQNCRSLRYLLEQSGSKGTLRNYAKS; from the exons ATGCATATTGAAAAAAATGTTTGTGAAAGCATTATTGGAACTTTGTTGAATATACCTGGCAAAACAAAGGATGGCATGAAAGCCAGATTAGACTTGCAGGAGATGGGTATTCGGGCAGAGTTAGCACCGCAACAATCTGGTAAACGTACATATCTACCTCCAGCTTGTTTCACTTTGTCTAGAAAAGAGAAAATCAGCTTGTGTGAGTGTTTATCTACTGTGAAAGTTCCATCTGGGTATTCCTCGAACCCTAAAATTTTTGTCTCAATGAAAGATTTGAAGCTGATAGGTTTGAAGTCACATGATTGTCACGTTTTAATGCAACATCTACTTCCTGTTGCAATTCGTGGCATATTGCCCAAGGACGTGAGACTAGCGATCACGAAACTTTGCTTCTTCTTTAATGCTATATGCAGTAAGGTAATTGATCCCATGACATTAGATAAATTGCAAGCTGACATTATTGTCACACTTTGTGAATTTGAAATGTACTTCTTTCACTCATTCTTTGACATAATGGTGCATTTAGTGGTTCATCTTGTGAGAGAGGTTAAGATTTGTGGTCCTTTATATCTGCACCAAATGTATCCTTTCGAGAGATTCTTGTGTATCTTAAAAGCATATGTAAGAAACCGACGTCTGCCCGAAGCCAGTATAGTTGAAGGGTATACAATTGAAGAGACTATTGGATTTTGCACGGACTATCTAGCATCTACTGATCGGGTTGGAATTCCAATATCTCGTCATGAAGGAAGACTTCAAGGTCAGGGTACGTTGGGACATAAAATGATATCTCCTAGTGCTGAAATGCTTGACAGAGCCCATTTATTCGTATTGCAACACATGACTGATGTCCATTCCTACTTACAAGAGCACTTGTTCgatattcaaaaaaatcatcCTTCTAAGAGCGGAAAATGGGTTACAAATGAACACAATCGATCATTTGTTAAATGGTTTAGAGATCGAGTGATGTTGCAATATTCATCAAGTCATTCTTCCGTTTCTAATACAGTTAAATGGCTAGCATATGGTCCTGACATGCCAGTGAGATCTTACCAAGCATATGATGTTAATGGGTATACTTTCTATACACAATGTCAAGATCAGAAAAGTACAGTGCAAAATATTGGAGTCTGTGTGGAAGCTTCTTCCACGGAATTTGATAGAGGCAATTCCATGACCTCAAGAGATATAAAGAAGTCGTACTATGGGGTGATTGAAGAAATTTGGGAGCTTGACTACAGGGATTTCAAGGTTGCTCTCTTTAAATGTAAATGGTTCGATATAAAGCGTGGTGTTCGGGTGGATGACTCGGGTTTCACTTTAGTAGACTTTGTTCGGTTTGGCCACGAGGATGACCCATTCATATTTGCTACACAGGTTAACCAAGTATTTTATATTCGAGACCCCGCTGATCCTAAGTGGTCCATTGTTCTTCAAAGTAAACGATGCATTGTTGGAATTGATAATGTTGAAGACGAGGAGgaatataatcaatttgacgATAATCCCCCTTTCTCCATTGGTATACAAACGACCACATTAAGGGAAGACAATGTAGATATAAATTATGCACGCAATGACCATGATGAAGGGGTATGGATTGAGGACCCCATAGCTAATCTAGAAAATTTGGAATCTCTTGACTCGTCAATTTTATCGAGTGATCGTAGCAGCCGGAGTTATGACTGGGTTAGAGCACGTACAAAAAAGAAGGAGGACGGCAGTTATTACATCCCAAATAGCCAGACAAAGGAAGTCTTTGATAAAAtg GGAGAGTTgcagaagcaagtttcagacgGAAGTTGGACACCACAGGGTCATGATGATATATTATCACGCGCACTTGGACGTAGGGAACATGGAGGACGTGTTAGAGGTGTTGGTGGAGGAGCAAAAATCAAAGATGTCTTTGGATCGGGAAAAAGCAAACAGAGTGGGGTCATCTCAATGGATGAATTGGCCACGATCACACAAGAAATCACAAAGAAAGTTCAGAGGGAGTGTGATGAAAAGATGGAGATGATGAACACAAAACTTCATGGGATCTTTCAGTATTTAAAACAAATAGGCCTATCACTCCCTGAGAATAATTTCATGGATGATATCGAAAACCCAAGTCCTGGTATTGTTCGAAGTAGCTGCCAGTCAGTAGGAGGAGAAGATCATATATCAGAGCTGATG ACACCAACTCTTTGTCGGCTTTGCGTGCTGGATAAGGTCAAAGGTAGAGTTGTTGTGGCTAGGGGCACTGTATTCCCGTCGAACAATGAAAGGGGTAACATGATCCATAATAATCCAGTCGCCCCACAAAATATTAGAGTATCTGTTGATGATGTTGTACCAGAATATCAACTGACTCCCCTTCCAGTGCCTTGTTCTGAACATGAAACAATAGGAAATGCTGAGGGCAGTTTTGTGCAGTGGCCTAAGGAGCTCGTGAACTTAGGACag GATCCCGTATCTTTGGAGAAGAAAAAAGGTCTTGAAAAAAGCCCGAAAAATGTTGTCAGAAGGCTTGAGAGTAAAGGTTCAACCACTCCAGTGAAGAAAGGCTCGGGTGATGAAAATTCAACTCAAAATTGTCGATCCTTACGGTACTTGCTTGAGCAATCTGGTTCAAAAG GTACATTGCGAAATTATGCAAAGAGCTGA